One bacterium genomic region harbors:
- a CDS encoding phosphoenolpyruvate hydrolase family protein: protein MAGTLAAKARAEEVIVVAGAGTGLSAKCAEAGGADAIVIYNSGRYRMAGRGSLAGLMPYGDANRIVLDMTREIVTVVDRMPVIAGVCGTDPFRDMGRFLDELAGCGIVGVQNFPTVGLIDGEFRRALEATGMSYSAEVEMIRLARRRGLFTMPYVFTADEASAMADAGADILVAHVGLTTGGMIGASDRRTVASLAPLLEEICGVADEAGKFVPVLCHGGPISAPSDLAEALRLVPRLNGFVGASSIERLPTEAAIVDRVARFRAVGRPAVA, encoded by the coding sequence CTGGCCGGGACCCTGGCCGCCAAGGCACGGGCCGAAGAGGTGATCGTGGTGGCCGGCGCGGGTACCGGCCTGTCCGCCAAGTGTGCGGAGGCCGGGGGAGCGGACGCCATAGTGATCTACAACTCGGGCCGGTACCGGATGGCCGGGCGGGGTTCGCTGGCCGGGTTGATGCCGTACGGGGACGCCAACCGGATCGTCCTGGACATGACGAGGGAGATCGTCACCGTGGTCGACAGGATGCCGGTGATCGCGGGAGTGTGCGGCACCGATCCGTTCCGTGACATGGGGAGGTTTCTGGACGAGTTGGCGGGGTGCGGGATCGTCGGTGTGCAGAACTTCCCGACGGTGGGCCTAATCGACGGCGAATTCCGGCGGGCGCTGGAAGCAACCGGCATGTCCTACTCGGCCGAGGTGGAGATGATCCGGTTGGCCCGCCGGCGCGGCCTCTTCACTATGCCTTACGTGTTCACCGCCGACGAGGCAAGCGCCATGGCCGACGCCGGCGCCGACATCCTGGTCGCGCACGTCGGGCTGACCACGGGGGGCATGATCGGCGCCTCCGACCGGCGGACCGTAGCCTCTCTGGCGCCGTTGCTCGAGGAGATCTGCGGGGTTGCCGACGAGGCCGGAAAGTTCGTTCCCGTCCTCTGCCATGGCGGTCCCATCTCCGCACCGTCCGACCTGGCGGAGGCGCTGCGGCTGGTTCCGAGGCTCAACGGTTTCGTGGGCGCATCCAGCATCGAGCGGCTACCCACCGAGGCGGCCATCGTCGACCGCGTGGCCCGGTTCCGGGCGGTGGGCCGACCGGCTGTCGCGTAG
- a CDS encoding Tm-1-like ATP-binding domain-containing protein, producing the protein MTAPVLALVGTLDTKGEEYAYLRDRIREAGASALLIDAGVLGRPGVTPDITRQAVAEAAGRKIADLAAAGDRAAALGAMGEGARVILADLVESGSCSGVLAVGGSGGTSVAVRAFSRLPFGFPKMIVSTQVASAGGALAGGSDVLLMSSVADIAGLNRLTRRVLSNAAAAIVGAVGAPPVPGGARSLAFATMLGLTTAGVTAAGARLQESGYEVVTFHATGEGGRTMEELIGPMGVRAMLDLTTVEIADEVVGGTKSAGDDRLRTAGRLGVPQVVSTGGTDMVRFGPRDSVPEHFDNRLFHVHNDLVTLMRTSPEECLEIGRVIGTRLAEAVGPAVLMIPMRGSSAISVEGRPFHDPVADEALVDGLRESLAGSDAEVVRMDAHINDPAFSQAAADRLLTISERNDRAEQQ; encoded by the coding sequence GTGACAGCCCCCGTCTTAGCGCTCGTAGGCACGCTGGACACCAAGGGCGAGGAGTACGCGTACCTTCGCGACCGGATACGGGAGGCGGGGGCGTCGGCGCTACTGATCGACGCGGGGGTGTTGGGCCGTCCTGGCGTGACCCCCGACATTACCCGCCAAGCAGTGGCCGAAGCGGCCGGTCGGAAGATCGCGGACCTGGCAGCAGCCGGAGACCGGGCCGCGGCCTTGGGAGCCATGGGTGAGGGGGCCCGGGTCATCCTTGCGGATCTGGTCGAATCGGGAAGTTGCTCGGGCGTGCTGGCCGTCGGAGGTTCTGGGGGCACCTCCGTAGCGGTGCGAGCCTTCTCGCGGCTTCCGTTCGGATTCCCCAAGATGATCGTGTCTACACAGGTGGCGTCCGCCGGCGGAGCCCTCGCCGGGGGCTCGGATGTCCTGCTCATGTCGTCCGTCGCCGACATCGCCGGCTTGAATCGTCTCACTCGACGGGTCTTGTCAAACGCGGCCGCGGCCATCGTGGGCGCGGTCGGGGCCCCTCCGGTGCCGGGCGGCGCCCGGAGCCTGGCCTTCGCGACCATGCTCGGGCTCACCACCGCCGGCGTCACCGCGGCCGGGGCCCGGCTACAGGAGTCCGGCTACGAGGTGGTGACCTTCCATGCCACCGGGGAGGGGGGGCGGACCATGGAGGAGCTGATCGGGCCCATGGGGGTGAGGGCCATGCTCGACCTGACCACCGTGGAGATAGCCGACGAGGTGGTGGGCGGGACGAAGTCGGCGGGAGATGACCGGCTGAGGACGGCCGGCCGCCTCGGCGTCCCCCAGGTCGTGTCCACCGGAGGGACCGACATGGTGCGCTTCGGACCGCGGGACTCGGTTCCGGAGCATTTCGACAACCGGTTATTCCACGTTCACAACGACCTCGTCACGCTGATGCGGACCTCTCCGGAGGAGTGCCTCGAGATCGGGCGGGTGATCGGGACCCGCTTGGCGGAGGCGGTGGGCCCGGCGGTCCTCATGATCCCGATGCGCGGGTCGTCAGCGATCTCTGTCGAAGGGAGGCCCTTCCACGACCCGGTAGCGGACGAGGCTCTGGTCGATGGGCTACGGGAGTCACTCGCCGGGTCGGACGCGGAGGTCGTCCGGATGGACGCCCACATAAACGATCCGGCCTTCTCGCAAGCAGCAGCCGACAGGCTCCTTACGATCTCGGAAAGGAACGATCGTGCCGAACAGCAATGA
- a CDS encoding NIPSNAP family protein, translating to MAFYEYRRYQVVHGRMEELKERFAEATIPMWKKAGIEPVAFFEPRIGDPNVLHYLLKWDDLGRREDVWEGFRVYPEWVAARTKSEEKGPLLEGMTNEIWVPTDFSPLQ from the coding sequence ATGGCGTTCTACGAGTATCGGCGTTACCAGGTAGTGCATGGACGGATGGAAGAACTCAAGGAGCGCTTCGCCGAAGCCACCATTCCCATGTGGAAGAAGGCCGGGATCGAGCCGGTGGCCTTCTTCGAGCCCAGAATCGGGGACCCCAACGTTCTCCACTACCTGCTCAAGTGGGACGATCTCGGTCGCCGCGAGGATGTCTGGGAGGGGTTCCGGGTGTACCCGGAATGGGTTGCCGCCCGCACGAAGAGTGAGGAGAAAGGTCCGCTGCTCGAGGGAATGACCAACGAGATCTGGGTACCCACGGACTTCTCGCCCCTGCAGTGA
- a CDS encoding DUF952 domain-containing protein gives MAQVCKIMTPEEWEESIAAGKAYVAVSEADLRDGYLHCSSAEQVPGTLAKWYGAMDSVVVATLDIAKLDSEVKWEPNAVGELFPHIYGPIAPEAVAGVEKLQRDSTGGLVPAEGGV, from the coding sequence ATGGCGCAGGTGTGCAAGATCATGACCCCGGAGGAGTGGGAGGAGTCGATCGCCGCCGGTAAGGCGTACGTTGCGGTGTCCGAGGCCGATCTGAGAGACGGGTACCTTCACTGCTCGTCGGCGGAACAGGTCCCCGGCACCTTGGCCAAGTGGTACGGCGCCATGGACAGCGTGGTGGTGGCCACCTTGGACATCGCCAAGTTGGACAGTGAAGTGAAGTGGGAGCCGAATGCCGTGGGCGAGCTGTTCCCCCATATCTACGGTCCCATCGCCCCCGAGGCTGTCGCGGGTGTGGAGAAGCTGCAGCGTGATAGCACGGGCGGGCTCGTGCCGGCAGAAGGAGGAGTGTAA
- a CDS encoding acetate--CoA ligase family protein, whose protein sequence is MALNIPEHAAKARLAEAGVEVPGGEVATTPEAVLPVASRLGPVMVKAQVPMGGRGKAGGIRSSRNPDDAFSAAVDLLGSRLGGHRVAGVLVEERIPVAAELYAAVLNHPAGPARRVVLSERGGVDIEDTARTDPELIRTLDVDPRADLHPETALGFAVEAGVGAAAPAVADVLVRMYRLQRDSDAELLEVNPLAVTGSGGVVALDCKLVLDGAAAPRRPSLAAAAAPEPLTGRERAARELGLQFVELGGDIGVLANGAGLTMTTMDVIAHLGGRPANFLEIGGDAYTKARPALELVLAHDGVRSLVVNFCGAFARTDVMIDGLTGAWLELRPSVPAFFTVDGTGSSEARRMLRRRLGLEPYPTMDEAIEAAIRAAEGGAA, encoded by the coding sequence ATGGCCCTCAACATCCCCGAACACGCAGCAAAAGCCCGACTGGCGGAGGCGGGCGTAGAGGTACCGGGCGGCGAAGTGGCGACCACGCCGGAGGCCGTGCTCCCGGTTGCCTCCCGGCTCGGGCCCGTGATGGTCAAGGCACAGGTACCGATGGGAGGCCGCGGGAAGGCGGGCGGCATCAGGTCCTCCCGGAATCCTGACGATGCCTTCTCGGCCGCCGTCGACCTGCTGGGGAGCCGCCTCGGAGGACACCGGGTTGCCGGTGTGCTGGTGGAGGAGCGGATCCCCGTCGCCGCTGAGCTCTACGCCGCGGTCCTCAACCATCCGGCCGGTCCGGCGCGGCGGGTGGTGCTCTCGGAGCGTGGCGGGGTCGACATCGAGGACACGGCCCGTACCGACCCCGAACTGATCCGGACCCTGGACGTCGATCCCCGTGCCGATCTCCACCCGGAGACCGCCCTGGGCTTCGCCGTCGAGGCGGGAGTAGGTGCGGCTGCCCCGGCGGTCGCCGATGTCCTGGTGCGGATGTACCGGCTGCAGCGGGACTCGGATGCCGAGCTACTGGAGGTCAACCCCCTGGCCGTCACCGGTTCGGGCGGAGTGGTGGCGCTGGACTGCAAGCTCGTCCTGGACGGCGCCGCCGCCCCGCGCCGGCCTTCGCTCGCCGCGGCTGCCGCGCCGGAGCCGCTTACCGGGCGGGAGCGGGCAGCCAGGGAACTCGGCCTCCAGTTCGTCGAGCTGGGCGGCGACATCGGCGTGCTCGCCAACGGCGCCGGTCTCACCATGACCACCATGGACGTGATCGCTCACCTGGGCGGGCGACCCGCCAACTTTCTCGAGATCGGCGGCGACGCGTACACGAAGGCCCGCCCGGCGCTCGAGCTCGTGCTCGCCCATGACGGGGTACGGAGCCTGGTGGTCAACTTCTGCGGGGCCTTCGCCCGCACCGACGTGATGATCGACGGCTTGACCGGGGCGTGGCTGGAGCTCCGGCCAAGCGTCCCCGCCTTCTTCACCGTCGACGGCACCGGTTCCTCCGAGGCGAGGAGGATGCTGCGCCGCCGGCTGGGCCTCGAACCGTACCCGACCATGGATGAGGCGATCGAGGCGGCCATCCGGGCAGCCGAAGGCGGGGCCGCATGA
- a CDS encoding succinyl-CoA synthetase subunit alpha, translating into MIIRGHERVLVQGITGRQATYWTGRMQEYGTRIVAGVNPRKAGITHCGVPVHGTARQAMEETGFDVSVLFVPPLSVEVAALDAIEAGASKLVILTEHVPVRDVMNLVSAARAAGTEVVGPNTAGLVTPGECFVGFMPAFDPSIFRPGPIGVVSRSGSLGTLACLNVVRAGSGQSAFIGIGGDPVLGTRTRAALEVLEQDERTQAVVLIGEIGGDMEEEGAGYVRRMSKPVVAFIAGRAAPPDRRMGHAGAIFQGNRGSYASKRRALAEAGALVLDTPSQIGPALGGY; encoded by the coding sequence ATGATCATCCGGGGCCACGAGCGCGTGCTCGTCCAGGGGATCACAGGACGCCAGGCGACCTACTGGACCGGCCGCATGCAGGAGTACGGCACCCGGATCGTGGCGGGCGTGAACCCCCGCAAGGCGGGGATCACCCACTGCGGTGTTCCGGTTCACGGGACCGCACGCCAGGCGATGGAGGAGACCGGCTTCGACGTCTCGGTCCTGTTCGTTCCCCCGCTCAGCGTGGAGGTGGCGGCCCTCGACGCAATCGAGGCGGGCGCATCCAAGCTGGTGATCCTCACCGAGCATGTTCCGGTTCGGGACGTGATGAACCTGGTCTCTGCCGCCCGGGCGGCCGGGACCGAGGTGGTCGGCCCCAACACGGCCGGGCTGGTCACGCCTGGCGAGTGCTTCGTCGGCTTCATGCCCGCCTTCGATCCGTCGATCTTCCGGCCGGGTCCCATCGGGGTGGTCTCACGCAGCGGCAGCCTCGGAACCCTCGCCTGCCTCAACGTCGTCCGCGCCGGGTCCGGCCAGTCGGCGTTCATCGGCATCGGAGGCGACCCGGTGCTCGGAACCCGCACCCGTGCGGCCCTAGAGGTTCTGGAGCAGGACGAACGCACCCAAGCCGTGGTCCTGATCGGCGAGATCGGCGGCGACATGGAGGAGGAAGGGGCGGGTTACGTGCGGCGTATGAGCAAGCCGGTGGTTGCGTTCATCGCCGGCCGGGCCGCGCCCCCCGATCGAAGGATGGGTCATGCCGGGGCGATCTTCCAGGGAAACCGGGGCTCGTACGCGTCGAAGAGGCGGGCGCTGGCGGAGGCAGGGGCGCTCGTTCTCGACACGCCTTCGCAGATCGGACCGGCGCTGGGGGGGTACTGA
- a CDS encoding rhodanese-like domain-containing protein, giving the protein MQITTFRTDGLGDSTYLLTHDGGGVVVDPQRDVERFERAVLDAGIRLTHVLETHIHNDYVSGGRDLAHRTGARLVLPAAAGVAFGHLPAFHNEELPGGPVAIRPLHTPGHTPEHMSYAILLEGEIVAVFSGGSLLVGSAGRTDLLGEDRACQLARLQYLSVHRLAGLPEETGLYPTHGEGSFCTASGAGRTVSTIGTERRTNPVLAYPDAEAFVAGQLSGLQPFPAYYAHMGPINLMGPEPMMVSELDVLDPSDLPDEARLVDIRPRAAYAAGHIPGSLGLEMSDQVAVWAGWLLPFDSPVVLVAEPGQDVEEAARQFGRIGFDHVLGVVYGVSGWVEAGSPLASFETRTTGDLAAAIAAGEDLQVLDVRSPGERAECHLEGSVYRYAPHLKDGLPGGLDRSKELWVTCGSGYRAFAGSAFLEAAGLQIVVVTPGGVPDVLEKLSWVEA; this is encoded by the coding sequence ATGCAGATCACGACGTTTCGGACCGACGGATTGGGGGACAGCACCTACCTGCTGACCCACGACGGGGGTGGCGTGGTCGTCGATCCGCAGCGGGACGTGGAGCGGTTCGAGCGAGCCGTCCTCGATGCGGGCATCCGCCTCACCCATGTCCTCGAGACCCATATCCACAACGACTACGTGTCGGGCGGGCGCGACCTCGCCCACCGGACGGGCGCCCGGCTCGTGTTGCCGGCGGCCGCGGGCGTAGCGTTCGGCCACCTACCGGCCTTCCACAACGAGGAACTCCCCGGCGGCCCGGTGGCGATCCGGCCCTTGCATACGCCCGGCCATACGCCTGAGCACATGAGCTACGCGATCCTGTTGGAAGGGGAGATCGTGGCGGTGTTCTCCGGGGGGAGCCTCCTGGTGGGTTCCGCAGGGCGGACCGACCTGCTCGGGGAGGACCGGGCGTGCCAGCTCGCCCGGCTCCAGTACCTGTCGGTCCACCGGCTGGCCGGGCTTCCCGAGGAGACCGGCTTGTATCCGACCCACGGGGAGGGATCGTTCTGTACCGCGTCGGGCGCCGGGCGGACCGTCTCGACCATCGGGACGGAGCGGCGGACCAATCCGGTGCTGGCATACCCGGACGCGGAAGCCTTCGTGGCGGGGCAACTGTCCGGGCTGCAGCCATTCCCGGCCTACTACGCACACATGGGTCCGATCAACCTCATGGGACCCGAGCCCATGATGGTCTCGGAACTCGACGTGTTGGACCCATCCGATCTGCCCGACGAAGCCAGGCTGGTCGACATCCGGCCCCGCGCCGCGTACGCGGCCGGACACATCCCGGGATCGCTGGGATTGGAGATGAGCGATCAGGTGGCGGTGTGGGCCGGTTGGCTCCTGCCCTTCGACAGCCCGGTGGTCCTGGTGGCCGAGCCGGGCCAGGACGTGGAGGAAGCGGCTCGCCAGTTCGGACGGATCGGCTTCGACCACGTGCTGGGCGTCGTCTACGGAGTCTCCGGCTGGGTGGAGGCTGGAAGCCCCCTGGCGTCGTTCGAGACCAGGACCACGGGCGACTTGGCGGCGGCTATAGCGGCTGGCGAGGACCTACAGGTGCTGGATGTGCGGTCTCCGGGGGAGCGGGCGGAGTGCCACCTCGAGGGATCCGTCTACCGCTACGCGCCCCACCTCAAGGACGGCCTTCCCGGAGGCTTGGACCGGTCGAAGGAGCTATGGGTGACATGCGGGAGCGGCTACCGGGCCTTTGCCGGCAGCGCCTTCCTGGAAGCAGCGGGCCTGCAAATAGTCGTGGTGACCCCGGGCGGCGTGCCCGACGTGCTGGAGAAGCTGTCCTGGGTGGAGGCCTGA